A region from the Bactrocera dorsalis isolate Fly_Bdor chromosome 1, ASM2337382v1, whole genome shotgun sequence genome encodes:
- the LOC105233573 gene encoding BLOC-1-related complex subunit 8 homolog: MTPQDADLAFKTKKTSEKICENIHIVANDPSLAFFRIQEHVRKVLQPISDKRAEVIQLQTNLQGHCYDMEYAVGAVKGVEHSEAIFKNIQEMIKTSIFLKQQLKYGELKNKSKKDTTSNSVYKRFSAHLTLDLPELPDFSGVMRETSQRVETMMTSTSRDNNVPQSSTSELQRSYTTLH; encoded by the exons ATGACACCACAGGACGCAGATTTAGCATTCAAAACCAAGAAAA cttctgaaaaaatatgcgaaaacatacatattgtagCCAATGATCCATCATTGGCATTTTTTCGCATACAGGAGCATGTAAGGAAGGTGCTACAACCAATTTCAGATAAACGGGCGGAAGTTATACAGTTGCAAACGAATTTACAAGGTCATTGCTATGACATGGAATACGCAGTTGG tgcCGTTAAGGGTGTGGAGCATTCTGAggctattttcaaaaatatacaagAAATGATAAAAACTTCAATATTTCTTAAACAACAACTAAAGTATGGTGAACTAAAGAACAAGTCAAAGAAGGACACAACTAGTAACTCCGTTTATAAGCGTTTCTCAGCTCATTTAACATTGGATTTGCCGGAATTGCCGGATTTTAGTGGCGTTATGCGCGAAACTAGTCAACGGGTAGAAACTATGATGACATCCACATCCAGAGACAACAATGTACCACAAAGTAGTACCAGCGAATTGCAGAGATCGTATACTACATTACATTAA
- the LOC105233574 gene encoding 28S ribosomal protein S7, mitochondrial, producing MLRSLCSRLVPHSLVCAFTRGMSAYPPHYIEAIFSKKKQLNLKETDEYIKLSHMPIKAAKNDESESIFYNELVNKMVNYITKGGNKKLARELLTKSFECMKRVQIERMNLNPDAKDTIIADPEQLLIKAIENSRPLLQLTAIKRGGVKYQVPIPVTEKRSYFLAMKWILEAAREKERKVHLPEKLAWEVLDAAYNQGRVVKKKNDLHRQCEANRAYAHYRWS from the exons ATGTTACGCAGCCTGTGCAGCCGCTTGGTGCCACACAG CTTGGTATGTGCCTTCACGCGTGGAATGTCGGCATATCCGCCGCATTATATTGAAGCAATATTCTCGAAAAAGAAGCAGCTGAATCTTAAAGAAACTGATGAGTACATCAAGTTGTCACATATGCCAATTAAAGCAGCCAAGAACGATGAATCCGAATCAATATTTTACAACGAATTGGTGAACAAAATGGTGAATTATATAACAAAAGGTGGCAACAAGAAACTAGCCAGAGAATTGCTTACTAAGTCATTTGAATGTATGAAACGCGTACAAATCGAGCGCATGAACTTGAATCCCGATGCAAAGGACACGATAATTGCCGATCCGGAACAATTGTTGATTAAAGCAATTGAAAATAGCCGACCACTCTTACAGTTGACAGCAATCAAACGTGGTGGCGTCAAATATCAAGTGCCCATTCCGGTGACTGAAAAACGATCATATTTTCTGGCCATGAAATGGATATTGGAAGCAGCCAGAGAAAAGGAGCGAAAGGTGCATTTACCAGAAAAATTGGCGTGGGAAGTATTAGATGCGGCTTATAATCAAGGCCGTGTGGTGAAAAAGAAGAATGACTTGCATCGACAATGCGAAGCCAATCGCGCCTATGCTCATTACAGATGGAGTTAA